In the genome of Streptococcus mitis, one region contains:
- a CDS encoding sugar-phosphatase (YidA; catalyzes the dephosphorylation of erythrose 4-phosphate (preferred substrate), mannose 1-phosphate and p-nitrophenyl phosphate; hydrolyzes the alpha-D-glucose-1-phosphate but not the beta form; member of the haloacid dehalogenase-like hydrolases superfamily and Cof family of proteins): protein MSIKLIAVDIDGTLVNSQKEITPEVFSAIQDAKEAGVKVVIATGRPIAGVAKLLDDLQLRDEGDYVVTFNGALVQETATGHEIISESLTYEDYLDMEFLSRKLGVHMHAITKDGIYTANRNIGKYTVHESTLVSMPIFYRTPEEMADKEIVKCMFIDEPEILDAAIEKIPAEFYERYSINKSAPFYLELLKKNVDKGSAITHLAEKLGLTKDETMAIGDEENDRAMLEVVGNPVVMENGNPEIKKIAKYITKSNDESGVAHAIRTWVL from the coding sequence ATGAGTATTAAACTAATTGCCGTCGATATTGACGGAACCCTTGTCAACAGCCAAAAGGAAATCACTCCTGAGGTCTTTTCTGCCATCCAAGATGCCAAAGAAGCTGGTGTCAAAGTCGTCATTGCAACTGGCCGTCCTATCGCAGGTGTTGCCAAACTTCTGGACGACTTGCAGTTGAGGGACGAGGGTGACTATGTCGTGACCTTCAATGGTGCCCTTGTCCAAGAAACTGCTACAGGCCATGAAATTATCAGCGAATCCTTAACCTATGAGGATTATCTGGATATGGAATTCCTCAGTCGCAAGCTCGGTGTCCACATGCACGCTATTACCAAGGACGGTATCTATACTGCCAATCGCAATATCGGAAAATACACAGTGCACGAATCAACCCTCGTCAGCATGCCTATCTTTTACCGCACTCCTGAAGAAATGGCTGACAAGGAAATTGTCAAATGTATGTTCATCGATGAACCTGAGATTCTCGATGCTGCGATTGAAAAAATTCCAGCAGAATTTTATGAGCGCTACTCCATCAACAAATCTGCTCCTTTCTACCTCGAACTCCTTAAAAAGAATGTAGACAAAGGTTCAGCCATCACTCACCTAGCTGAAAAACTCGGATTAACCAAAGATGAAACCATGGCTATCGGTGACGAAGAAAATGACCGCGCCATGCTGGAAGTCGTTGGGAATCCCGTTGTCATGGAAAATGGAAATCCAGAAATCAAAAAAATCGCCAAATACATCACTAAATCTAATGATGAATCTGGCGTTGCCCATGCCATCCGTACATGGGTACTGTAA
- a CDS encoding DNA-binding protein translates to MEIEKTNRMNALFEFYAALLTDKQMNYIELYYADDYSLAEIAEEFGVSRQAVYDNIKRTEKILEDYEMKLHMYSDYIVRSQIFDQILERYPKDDFLQEQIEILTSIDNRE, encoded by the coding sequence ATGGAAATCGAAAAAACCAATCGTATGAATGCGCTCTTTGAATTTTATGCAGCGCTTTTGACAGACAAGCAAATGAACTACATAGAGCTCTACTACGCTGATGATTACAGCCTTGCCGAGATAGCTGAGGAGTTTGGAGTTAGTCGTCAGGCTGTCTATGACAATATCAAGCGAACAGAAAAGATTCTGGAAGATTATGAGATGAAATTGCACATGTACTCGGACTACATTGTCCGCAGTCAGATTTTTGATCAGATTTTGGAGCGCTATCCCAAGGATGACTTTCTGCAGGAGCAGATAGAAATTTTAACAAGCATTGATAATAGAGAATAA
- a CDS encoding phosphohydrolase codes for MNEKVFRDPVHNYIHVNNQIIYDLINTKEFQRLRRIKQLGTSSYTFHGGEHSRFSHCLGVYEIARRITEIFEEKYPEEWNPAESLLTMTAALLHDLGHGAYSHTFEHLFDTDHEAITQEIIQSPETEIHQVLLQVAPDFPEKVASIIDHTYPNKQVVQLISSQIDADRMDYLLRDSYFTGASYGEFDLTRILRVIRPIENGIAFQRNGMHAIEDYVLSRYQMYMQVYFHPATRAMEVLLQNLLKRAKELYPEDKDFFARTCPHLLPFFEKNVNLSDYLALDDGVMNTYFQLWMTSPDKILADLSQRFVNRKVFKSITFSQEDQDQLASMRKLVEDIGFDPDYYTAIHKNFDLPYDIYRPESENPRTQIEILQKNGELAELSSLSPIVQSLAGSRHGDNRFYFPKEMLDQNSIFASITQQFLHLIENDHFTPNKN; via the coding sequence ATGAACGAAAAAGTATTCCGTGACCCAGTTCACAACTACATCCATGTCAATAATCAAATCATCTATGACTTGATTAATACAAAAGAATTTCAACGTCTGCGTCGTATCAAACAGCTTGGGACTTCCAGTTATACCTTCCACGGTGGAGAACATAGTCGCTTCTCTCACTGTCTAGGAGTCTATGAAATTGCACGACGTATCACGGAGATTTTTGAAGAAAAATATCCTGAAGAATGGAATCCTGCTGAATCACTCCTCACCATGACCGCTGCTCTCCTCCATGACCTTGGGCATGGTGCCTACTCCCATACTTTTGAACATCTTTTTGATACCGATCATGAGGCCATTACTCAGGAAATCATCCAAAGTCCTGAGACGGAAATTCACCAAGTCCTGCTACAAGTGGCGCCAGATTTTCCAGAAAAGGTTGCCAGTATCATCGACCACACCTATCCTAATAAGCAGGTCGTGCAGCTCATTTCTAGTCAGATTGATGCAGACCGTATGGACTATCTCTTGCGCGACTCCTATTTTACAGGGGCATCTTATGGGGAATTTGACCTGACTCGCATCCTCCGGGTCATTCGTCCTATCGAAAATGGGATTGCCTTTCAGCGAAATGGCATGCACGCCATCGAAGACTACGTCCTCAGTCGTTACCAGATGTACATGCAGGTTTATTTCCACCCAGCAACACGGGCCATGGAAGTTCTCCTACAGAATCTTCTCAAGCGCGCCAAGGAACTCTATCCTGAGGACAAAGACTTCTTTGCACGAACTTGCCCACACCTCCTACCTTTCTTTGAAAAAAATGTGAATTTATCTGACTATCTGGCTCTGGATGATGGTGTGATGAATACCTACTTCCAGCTCTGGATGACCAGTCCTGACAAAATACTTGCAGACCTGTCGCAACGCTTTGTCAACCGCAAGGTCTTTAAATCCATTACCTTTTCACAAGAGGACCAAGACCAACTCGCTAGCATGAGAAAATTGGTTGAGGACATTGGCTTCGATCCAGACTACTATACTGCCATTCATAAGAACTTTGACCTCCCTTATGATATCTATCGTCCCGAATCTGAAAATCCACGGACACAAATTGAAATTTTACAAAAGAATGGTGAACTGGCAGAACTCTCTAGCCTGTCTCCTATCGTCCAATCCCTTGCTGGAAGTCGCCACGGAGATAATCGTTTCTATTTTCCGAAAGAAATGTTAGACCAAAACAGTATCTTCGCAAGTATTACCCAGCAATTTTTACACTTGATTGAGAACGATCATTTTACCCCAAATAAAAACTAG